From a region of the Lentilactobacillus curieae genome:
- a CDS encoding ABC transporter ATP-binding protein, with translation MPISLKNVGKVYDQTSVLEDVNVEIKDGEFFVIVGPSGCGKSTLLRMIAGLIPMSTGDLLIDNEVANDLPPKERNLSMVFQSYALFPFMSVRDNVAFGLKARRMATDEINKRVTQAIDTVGLTDLGGRKPSELSGGQRQRVALARAIASDAKVCLMDEPLSNLDAQLRAKMRLELRELQRQLGITVIYVTHDQVEAMTMADRVMVLNDHRVQQIDVPISIYNHPNNEFVAKFFGTPQINLFNATANHDNLQVTDDLVFSSRRLLNDGESYRVGIRPGDLQVKVDSRGANARVISVSYLGDKVVATARLKNDQEIRLVLDNQVTLNADDLIRITGAKTMYVFDEQSNQLIFQEEEVISDGATIGTI, from the coding sequence ATGCCAATTAGCTTAAAGAATGTCGGTAAAGTTTATGACCAGACTTCAGTTCTAGAAGATGTGAATGTTGAGATTAAGGATGGAGAATTTTTTGTGATTGTTGGCCCTTCAGGTTGTGGTAAGAGTACGTTACTCAGAATGATTGCCGGACTGATCCCAATGTCGACGGGAGATTTATTAATTGATAATGAGGTTGCAAACGATTTACCACCAAAGGAACGTAATCTGTCGATGGTGTTTCAAAGCTATGCTCTGTTTCCATTTATGAGCGTTCGTGACAACGTAGCTTTTGGACTAAAAGCTAGAAGAATGGCAACCGATGAAATTAACAAACGAGTAACTCAAGCGATTGATACGGTTGGGCTAACTGATTTGGGCGGTCGAAAACCATCCGAACTTTCAGGTGGTCAACGTCAGCGGGTTGCGTTAGCTAGGGCGATTGCTTCAGATGCTAAGGTTTGCCTTATGGATGAGCCACTATCAAATCTTGATGCCCAACTAAGGGCAAAGATGCGTTTAGAACTTCGCGAGCTTCAAAGACAACTTGGAATTACCGTGATATATGTCACTCATGATCAAGTAGAAGCAATGACAATGGCTGATCGAGTAATGGTTTTAAATGACCATCGGGTTCAACAAATTGACGTTCCAATTTCAATATATAATCATCCGAACAATGAGTTTGTTGCTAAGTTTTTTGGCACCCCACAAATTAATTTATTTAACGCAACTGCGAACCACGACAACTTACAAGTAACGGATGACCTAGTATTCTCATCAAGAAGACTCTTAAATGACGGAGAATCTTATCGTGTTGGGATTCGTCCTGGTGACCTGCAGGTAAAGGTTGATTCTCGTGGTGCAAATGCCAGAGTGATTTCTGTCTCGTACCTTGGTGATAAGGTAGTTGCGACTGCAAGGTTAAAAAATGATCAAGAAATCAGATTAGTGTTAGACAATCAGGTGACTTTAAATGCCGATGATTTGATTAGAATCACAGGGGCTAAAACAATGTATGTCTTTGATGAACAAAGTAACCAGCTGATTTTCCAAGAAGAGGAGGTCATTTCCGATGGAGCAACAATCGGTACCATCTAA
- a CDS encoding phosphoglycerate dehydrogenase — protein MNNRVVVPKGMIEAGNQYLRDHGYEPVIVDNNENAILKEAKDAVGAILFVEPFTASTIDQMPNLKIIARHGVGYDAVDYEYAAKKGIWVTITPNANASTVAETTLAEIFDVSKNIVTHTETMKNGDGPRPLGFDLEGKTLGIMGYGRIGQMVAKKVSGLGMNVLLYSRTQKDTPYGNFADRDTILSESDILTLHMPVTPETKYGIGAAEFKQMKSTATLINLGRGALVDQDALIEALKTGEIGQAALDVTDPEPLPRNSELYKLDNVLLTPHIASSTVESMTRMAVDAASEVVRVLDGGDPKWPVNKI, from the coding sequence ATGAATAATCGCGTTGTGGTACCAAAAGGCATGATTGAGGCAGGCAATCAGTACTTACGAGACCATGGATATGAACCAGTAATTGTTGATAACAATGAGAATGCCATTTTAAAAGAAGCTAAAGACGCTGTTGGTGCCATATTGTTTGTCGAACCATTTACTGCCAGCACAATCGATCAAATGCCAAATTTAAAAATAATTGCTCGCCATGGTGTAGGGTATGATGCTGTGGATTATGAATACGCAGCTAAGAAGGGAATCTGGGTAACGATTACCCCGAACGCTAACGCTTCAACAGTTGCTGAAACTACCTTGGCAGAAATCTTTGATGTGTCCAAAAATATTGTGACCCACACAGAAACTATGAAAAATGGTGATGGTCCCCGCCCACTTGGATTTGATTTAGAGGGTAAGACGTTGGGCATCATGGGCTACGGTCGCATTGGCCAAATGGTTGCTAAAAAGGTTAGTGGACTTGGGATGAATGTGCTCCTTTACAGCAGGACACAAAAGGACACACCCTACGGAAACTTCGCTGACCGGGATACGATTTTGTCTGAATCTGATATTTTGACGCTGCACATGCCAGTAACTCCAGAAACAAAGTACGGGATTGGAGCTGCTGAATTTAAACAGATGAAGAGTACAGCGACTTTAATCAATCTGGGACGTGGAGCACTGGTAGATCAAGACGCACTGATTGAAGCATTAAAGACTGGTGAAATTGGTCAGGCAGCTTTAGATGTAACAGATCCTGAACCACTACCAAGAAATTCAGAACTATATAAATTGGACAATGTCTTACTGACGCCACACATTGCGTCGAGCACAGTTGAAAGTATGACTCGCATGGCTGTTGATGCTGCCAGTGAAGTTGTCAGGGTGCTTGATGGTGGAGATCCTAAGTGGCCAGTAAATAAAATTTAA
- a CDS encoding GNAT family N-acetyltransferase: MIEFVPATIEDLPFIVQVYNQTIPSRMATGDVEPVSVEDRIPWFKSHNQQTRPLLVIKVDNQQAGWVSLNDFYDRDSYRKLAEVSIYIHPDFRGQHVGSQTLDYLDQHVTDYDIDSVVSLIFGHNQPSLRLFKSHGYEQWGLLPKIAEMDGNKYDLVILGKHF; the protein is encoded by the coding sequence TTGATTGAATTTGTACCCGCAACTATTGAAGACTTACCATTTATTGTGCAAGTTTATAACCAGACCATTCCCAGCAGGATGGCAACCGGTGATGTTGAACCAGTGAGTGTTGAAGACCGAATACCGTGGTTTAAAAGTCATAATCAACAAACGCGACCACTATTAGTAATAAAGGTTGATAATCAGCAAGCAGGCTGGGTTAGCCTCAATGATTTTTATGATCGTGACTCATATCGCAAACTGGCTGAAGTCAGCATTTACATCCATCCAGACTTTCGTGGCCAACACGTTGGTTCTCAAACGTTAGACTACTTGGATCAACACGTCACAGACTATGATATTGATTCGGTTGTGTCGTTGATATTTGGCCATAATCAGCCAAGCTTAAGACTGTTCAAATCTCACGGATATGAGCAATGGGGGCTACTACCTAAAATTGCGGAGATGGACGGCAATAAATATGATTTAGTGATATTGGGAAAACATTTTTAA
- a CDS encoding bifunctional metallophosphatase/5'-nucleotidase: MLRCFNFLGRTVPVAIGLLSVAVLLSPGGVSAAKEKSQTAEMPIQILGVNDIHGGLQTTGKFVMDSKTVTNAGGLARLGGYLDQSQADFKLANPNSVTMRVQAGDMVGASPANSALLDDGPTLAALQAMNIKVGVLGNHEFDHGIDQYLNEVNGKTPSTVGLKNQQQIRAIQNYPFVNTGMKMIIANVIDKQTNQIPAGYSPYAIEKITDPKTHKTGKIGFIGILNTNLPGIAKKYDLLDEGATIAKYDKILRAKGVHAIIVLGHTGAVTQNGETTGDAVNDIKKLEQIDPNNSVDAFFAAHSHQYANASVSGIPVMQAGFQGKGYSDLTGKFDFNTDDFVPDSLNPSVKPVYSAADDPTSTFNHDASYSIINHIISDANERVAPIINAKVGSVQGGQSISNDLSATKESQAAYVVVDAQRKIANEQGHKTDIAITSNDSIRSGMETSENGDVTLGTLYNMQPYGNSQPIVEMTGKQIVELLNEQYTKSQLYFLQISGLTYHFKATNSGSQIATVSDVKVNNQPISPDGKYRVLTNDYLSTGGDAYKAFTKGTIVDNAGQDIDLLTAYMQENSPIPVPQLDRKITD; the protein is encoded by the coding sequence ATGTTGCGATGTTTTAACTTTTTGGGCCGCACGGTTCCAGTAGCAATTGGTCTACTGTCTGTTGCTGTCTTACTTTCACCAGGAGGAGTTTCAGCGGCGAAAGAAAAATCTCAAACTGCTGAAATGCCAATTCAGATTCTAGGGGTAAATGATATTCATGGTGGATTACAAACCACCGGAAAGTTTGTTATGGACAGCAAGACTGTCACTAATGCCGGCGGCCTTGCTCGCCTAGGTGGCTATCTTGATCAGTCACAGGCAGATTTCAAACTAGCCAACCCAAACTCAGTTACCATGCGGGTTCAGGCTGGGGATATGGTAGGTGCTAGCCCAGCTAATTCCGCTCTATTAGATGATGGTCCAACCCTAGCTGCTCTTCAGGCTATGAACATCAAGGTTGGTGTATTGGGTAATCACGAATTTGATCATGGAATTGATCAATACTTGAACGAGGTTAACGGAAAGACACCATCCACTGTTGGACTAAAGAACCAACAACAGATTCGTGCCATCCAGAATTATCCATTTGTAAATACCGGAATGAAAATGATTATTGCTAACGTCATTGACAAGCAAACTAACCAAATTCCAGCCGGATATTCTCCATACGCAATTGAAAAGATCACTGACCCTAAGACCCATAAAACGGGAAAGATTGGCTTTATCGGGATCCTGAACACTAACCTTCCAGGAATTGCCAAAAAATATGACTTATTAGACGAAGGGGCAACAATCGCAAAGTATGACAAGATTCTTCGCGCTAAGGGGGTTCACGCAATTATCGTGTTAGGTCACACAGGTGCTGTTACCCAAAATGGTGAAACTACCGGAGACGCAGTCAACGATATTAAAAAGCTTGAGCAGATTGATCCTAATAACAGTGTTGATGCATTTTTTGCTGCTCATAGTCATCAATATGCAAATGCTTCAGTTTCAGGGATTCCCGTTATGCAGGCAGGTTTCCAAGGGAAAGGTTATTCTGACTTAACTGGAAAATTTGACTTTAATACTGATGACTTTGTCCCTGATAGTTTAAATCCAAGCGTCAAGCCAGTGTATTCCGCAGCTGATGATCCGACATCAACTTTCAATCACGATGCCAGCTACTCAATAATTAATCATATTATTAGTGATGCAAACGAAAGAGTTGCACCAATTATTAATGCTAAAGTTGGGTCTGTCCAAGGTGGCCAATCAATCAGTAATGATTTATCAGCAACTAAGGAATCACAAGCAGCCTACGTTGTTGTGGACGCTCAAAGAAAGATTGCTAATGAACAAGGTCATAAAACTGATATTGCAATTACCAGTAACGATTCAATTCGCAGCGGTATGGAGACCAGTGAAAATGGAGACGTCACTCTTGGGACGCTTTACAATATGCAACCTTATGGGAACAGTCAGCCAATTGTAGAAATGACAGGAAAGCAAATCGTTGAACTGCTTAATGAACAATATACCAAGAGCCAGCTCTACTTCCTGCAAATATCTGGACTAACCTATCATTTTAAAGCAACCAATAGTGGCTCCCAAATCGCTACCGTTTCAGATGTCAAAGTTAACAACCAACCAATCAGTCCTGATGGCAAATACAGAGTGCTTACAAACGATTACTTATCAACTGGTGGAGACGCCTATAAAGCATTTACCAAGGGAACGATTGTTGATAATGCCGGTCAAGATATCGACTTACTAACAGCTTACATGCAAGAAAACAGTCCAATACCAGTACCACAACTAGATCGTAAAATTACAGACTAA
- a CDS encoding histidine phosphatase family protein, whose translation MKLSVKLLTIASAAGMAGAIAFSTPINDTNASAAKKTTKKVVKKTTKKSSKKATKAKSVTIYLTRHGETTGNVMGRVQGWSDFPLTTNGIKVADQLGYGLKGTKFKAAYAGNLTRQEVTAEHALKYSGNSKVKVNISKFLREGGYGSFEGDSIAADNNEIAGVYGYKDGTEFQQATGKDYWNMLQDAYYKLDQLNSHNTKLASADRAENSGMVQQRMTKELNKIAKTTQKNGGGNVLVVSSGMSINEYLSTMAPNYTGASIPNAAVTKLVYKNGKLSVNGPIASLSYVDKGAQMMK comes from the coding sequence ATGAAACTATCAGTCAAACTACTTACAATTGCTAGCGCCGCCGGAATGGCAGGTGCCATTGCCTTTTCAACACCAATCAACGACACTAATGCTAGTGCCGCAAAGAAAACCACTAAAAAGGTTGTCAAAAAAACAACCAAGAAATCTTCTAAAAAGGCAACTAAAGCAAAGTCAGTTACCATTTACTTAACTCGGCACGGAGAAACCACCGGTAACGTTATGGGCAGAGTTCAAGGTTGGAGTGATTTTCCATTAACAACTAACGGAATTAAAGTCGCAGATCAACTTGGTTATGGTCTCAAGGGAACAAAATTCAAAGCTGCTTATGCTGGTAACCTTACTAGACAAGAAGTTACAGCTGAACATGCCTTAAAGTATTCCGGAAATTCAAAGGTGAAGGTTAACATTTCTAAATTCTTACGTGAAGGTGGATACGGAAGTTTTGAAGGCGATAGCATCGCTGCAGACAACAATGAAATTGCCGGTGTCTATGGCTACAAGGACGGAACCGAATTCCAGCAAGCTACTGGTAAAGACTACTGGAACATGCTGCAAGATGCATACTATAAACTTGATCAACTAAATTCACACAATACTAAACTTGCTAGTGCGGATCGTGCTGAAAACTCAGGTATGGTCCAACAAAGAATGACTAAAGAACTAAACAAGATTGCTAAGACTACTCAGAAGAATGGTGGCGGTAACGTTCTCGTTGTTAGTTCTGGAATGTCAATTAACGAATACCTTTCAACAATGGCTCCAAACTACACTGGGGCATCAATCCCTAACGCTGCCGTTACCAAGCTAGTTTACAAGAATGGTAAGTTATCAGTGAATGGTCCAATTGCATCCCTAAGTTACGTTGATAAGGGTGCACAAATGATGAAATAG
- a CDS encoding ABC transporter ATP-binding protein — MKLDDLSYKYVENEPFISGLSQEVPEGQILSIIGPNGAGKSTLLQLMSGQRQPDSGKVILDGQSLSDLSLKQRAQKIAVVQQQNQVYDRMTVSDVVKTGRAAYHSLLATIPDSEISEFLKTADLTDLADKQITELSGGQQQRVWIAAALAQEPDYLMLDEPTTYLDVHFQKEIMDLIKQLQREKQITVIMVIHNINTAFKVSDQIWMMRAGKLVKTGTVSELEDERLLSELFASEMRIVDVPDYGKYVVDINR, encoded by the coding sequence ATGAAATTAGATGATTTAAGTTATAAGTACGTTGAAAATGAACCCTTTATTTCTGGATTGTCACAAGAAGTTCCAGAAGGCCAGATTTTGTCCATTATCGGTCCAAATGGTGCGGGAAAGTCGACGTTGTTACAATTGATGTCTGGGCAAAGACAACCTGACTCTGGGAAGGTTATTTTAGATGGTCAAAGTCTATCTGATTTATCTTTAAAGCAAAGAGCTCAAAAAATTGCTGTTGTTCAGCAACAAAATCAGGTTTACGATCGAATGACAGTTAGTGACGTTGTCAAAACAGGGCGGGCTGCCTATCACAGTTTATTGGCAACAATTCCGGATTCAGAAATCAGCGAATTTTTAAAAACAGCAGATTTAACTGACCTTGCAGATAAGCAAATCACTGAACTTTCCGGCGGACAACAACAGCGAGTTTGGATTGCGGCCGCTCTTGCTCAGGAACCTGATTATCTGATGCTTGACGAACCAACCACTTATTTAGACGTGCATTTTCAAAAGGAAATCATGGATCTAATCAAGCAGCTTCAGCGAGAAAAGCAAATCACAGTAATTATGGTTATCCATAACATCAACACCGCCTTCAAAGTTAGTGATCAAATATGGATGATGAGGGCAGGTAAGTTGGTGAAAACTGGAACCGTATCTGAGCTTGAGGATGAACGGTTATTGTCTGAACTATTTGCTTCTGAGATGAGAATCGTTGATGTTCCGGATTATGGAAAATATGTAGTTGATATTAATCGATAA
- a CDS encoding FecCD family ABC transporter permease translates to MDKKEGWSYSLVLMLLIITIVASVMVGASSLSFSQLIAAISGKSPDTLNTILTLRLPRIVASLICGGMLAIAGAFSQSVFRNQLADPSILGISSAGDLFVLLGSMILPSMLISKWIFAFIGGVLALLVLVNKSTLKSPSRLIIVGVALNLTLMGFIQLISGGTTFNAGGSFNGFTWNSTFMVLIVGVIGMLISLFLAPWANYLKLSDERLRTIGISTTTMRFGLLALVIYLAAGVSAVVGTIPFMGILIPNIARKMVGHDYQTLIPFSMLLGAWTLLLADTVGRIIVLPSELPAATIMTVIGGIFLVVMLQRGNFNEIR, encoded by the coding sequence ATGGATAAGAAAGAGGGTTGGAGTTATTCATTGGTATTGATGCTATTGATAATAACGATTGTGGCCTCAGTGATGGTGGGGGCTAGTTCGTTATCATTCTCACAGTTGATAGCAGCTATTAGTGGAAAATCTCCAGATACATTAAATACAATTTTGACGTTGCGGTTACCTCGAATCGTGGCGAGTTTGATTTGTGGAGGGATGCTGGCAATTGCTGGTGCTTTTAGTCAATCGGTTTTTAGAAATCAGCTGGCGGATCCAAGCATCCTAGGGATTTCAAGTGCAGGCGATTTGTTTGTCCTCCTTGGTAGTATGATCTTGCCCTCAATGTTAATAAGTAAGTGGATTTTTGCATTTATTGGCGGTGTGTTAGCACTGCTGGTATTGGTCAATAAATCCACATTAAAGAGTCCTTCAAGGTTGATAATTGTTGGAGTGGCTCTGAATTTAACGTTGATGGGATTCATTCAGTTGATTTCTGGTGGAACAACCTTCAACGCTGGCGGTTCCTTTAATGGCTTCACCTGGAACTCTACATTTATGGTGCTAATCGTTGGCGTAATTGGAATGCTCATATCGCTGTTCTTGGCACCATGGGCAAACTACCTAAAGCTATCTGATGAGCGTTTAAGAACGATTGGAATTTCAACGACCACGATGAGATTTGGATTGCTGGCACTTGTAATTTACTTAGCTGCTGGCGTGTCTGCAGTTGTTGGAACGATTCCATTTATGGGAATTTTGATTCCCAATATTGCTAGAAAAATGGTGGGCCATGATTATCAGACCTTGATTCCATTTTCGATGCTCTTAGGAGCTTGGACCTTATTACTTGCTGATACTGTTGGGAGGATAATTGTGCTACCTAGTGAACTACCGGCAGCAACGATTATGACGGTTATTGGTGGTATATTCCTAGTGGTGATGCTGCAAAGGGGGAATTTCAATGAAATTAGATGA
- the isdE gene encoding heme ABC transporter substrate-binding protein IsdE, protein MKSSRKIAIVAIAVIALIGAIGGIFAIKSNRQANSNSKPRIVATTYAVVQIADKLKLPLVGIPTTENQIPSRYQHITKVGSPMSPSAEKIANLHPTAVYSVDVLKDQFGKSFKEQHITPHFLNLSSVTALEETVTQMGNRYDRKAEATAAIDEIKDATAKAKKKAAKHKQPVRVLVIMGLPGASYMIATNKSYVGNLVSLAGGKNVFNSNTQEYMQPNDEAIKKANPQVILRLEHAMPDMVTRQFNSEFKSDPMWKQLSAVKNKRVHDLQEPDFDATANMRVATALDKVSNWLYPSGE, encoded by the coding sequence TTGAAATCATCGCGAAAAATTGCGATTGTAGCAATTGCCGTCATCGCCTTAATTGGTGCTATTGGCGGCATATTTGCTATCAAGAGTAATCGTCAAGCAAATAGCAACAGTAAGCCCAGAATCGTAGCAACTACTTACGCAGTAGTCCAAATTGCAGATAAATTAAAACTACCATTGGTGGGGATTCCGACCACAGAGAACCAAATTCCTAGCAGGTATCAACACATTACAAAGGTTGGTAGTCCAATGAGTCCTAGTGCTGAGAAAATTGCTAACCTACACCCAACTGCGGTTTATTCTGTTGATGTCCTTAAGGATCAGTTTGGAAAGTCATTTAAAGAACAGCACATTACACCTCACTTTTTAAACTTATCGTCAGTTACAGCGTTAGAAGAAACGGTTACCCAAATGGGAAACCGGTATGATAGAAAAGCCGAGGCAACCGCCGCCATTGACGAAATTAAGGATGCAACTGCTAAAGCAAAGAAGAAAGCTGCTAAGCATAAACAACCAGTGCGGGTGCTGGTAATCATGGGGTTACCGGGTGCCTCGTACATGATTGCTACTAACAAGTCGTATGTCGGGAACTTAGTTTCTCTTGCAGGCGGTAAAAATGTGTTTAATTCAAATACTCAAGAATATATGCAACCTAATGATGAAGCCATCAAAAAAGCTAATCCACAAGTGATTTTAAGATTAGAGCACGCCATGCCTGACATGGTTACTAGGCAATTTAATTCTGAATTTAAGTCTGATCCAATGTGGAAGCAATTGAGTGCAGTTAAAAACAAACGGGTACATGACTTACAGGAACCAGACTTTGATGCTACAGCAAATATGCGGGTCGCAACCGCTTTAGACAAGGTATCGAATTGGCTGTATCCAAGTGGTGAATAA
- a CDS encoding NEAT domain-containing protein, whose amino-acid sequence MHKTTKLIKLGLAFVGMALGLLGFVNANAKAIQYKTLRYGTNQTSIASGYFKHPASVTVKNGRYVVTVDIKTAKKLSSYPVKVLNVNGGAPKNVRKVKDAKGNSNLYFSFYTKNLNKKINAKLAINVPGVYKAKHMITFKFNTAGLPALHKTTRAKVSPASKPKQTRVTSVTPKHHAQKKSNPAKQSSQAKPKTTAKKTVAQPNKTKQPAKTSKELNSPKQSDPKKDSKKQPAKTKKQNKKTAKSKQPTSKKPAKKANNKKQNKQKNSTPIVVSSVAAVVVVAGGAGYYFFKKRK is encoded by the coding sequence ATGCATAAGACAACCAAACTAATTAAACTAGGGTTGGCATTTGTTGGGATGGCTCTGGGATTACTAGGGTTTGTAAATGCAAATGCTAAAGCAATTCAGTATAAAACTTTAAGGTATGGAACTAACCAGACATCAATTGCATCAGGATACTTTAAACATCCAGCTTCAGTTACAGTTAAAAATGGTCGGTATGTTGTTACCGTTGATATCAAAACTGCTAAGAAGTTAAGTTCTTATCCTGTTAAAGTGCTAAACGTAAATGGCGGAGCACCAAAAAACGTTCGTAAGGTCAAGGATGCTAAGGGAAACTCAAACCTTTATTTTTCTTTTTATACCAAGAACTTGAACAAAAAAATCAATGCTAAATTAGCGATTAATGTTCCCGGTGTCTATAAAGCTAAGCATATGATCACCTTTAAGTTCAATACTGCAGGATTACCTGCATTACACAAGACTACCCGAGCAAAGGTTAGTCCTGCGAGTAAACCTAAGCAGACTCGGGTAACTTCGGTTACTCCAAAGCATCACGCTCAAAAAAAGTCAAATCCTGCTAAACAGTCTAGTCAGGCTAAGCCAAAGACCACAGCTAAAAAGACCGTGGCACAGCCCAATAAGACTAAGCAACCAGCAAAAACTAGTAAAGAATTAAATAGCCCGAAGCAGTCTGACCCAAAAAAGGATTCAAAGAAGCAACCGGCAAAGACTAAAAAGCAGAACAAGAAAACTGCTAAGTCAAAGCAACCTACTTCAAAAAAGCCAGCTAAAAAAGCAAATAATAAAAAGCAGAATAAACAGAAAAACAGCACACCAATCGTTGTAAGTAGTGTTGCTGCAGTTGTTGTCGTTGCTGGTGGAGCAGGCTACTACTTCTTTAAAAAGAGAAAGTAG
- a CDS encoding NEAT domain-containing protein, with translation MKTKTLKVLGAIAVTVLTLVFLITGIKADTLSDGGYEVPVSLRKANSPSSVSLANQYFYGTAKVNVSNGTYAVTVTTNGLNYIKGMTANGQSVKESNQAGNKGDLTFNTDGKSNYVPVAFSLQIPIIGSMNQTAQFFLDYANAKKVSEPAAQPTAPQTPQTPTTDTSTTSTTPTVSEPTTTTTTLPTATTKKKTPAKKPTKKTTVKKTSKTKASTWSYVILQGDNSQKSIANKYYTKKAKVIKAGKKYRVQLTVSYKKSLGLGSHAVKPISVLGKKVYGVKLGQTKKNYTMNYSFYVSSLKQLKKLVKAKIHVKVPMLNISQTFNIRFKFSHSKTAKHVAAAAALPTSNNNGGSGKSYLSNAKLPQTSDSSQFELSALGLFMAMVTVAGGFKFLGGRVNA, from the coding sequence ATGAAGACAAAAACGCTTAAAGTACTAGGAGCGATAGCTGTAACTGTGCTAACACTGGTATTTTTAATTACTGGAATCAAAGCGGATACATTATCAGATGGTGGCTATGAGGTACCGGTTTCATTAAGAAAGGCAAACAGTCCTTCGTCAGTTTCACTGGCTAATCAATACTTTTACGGTACTGCTAAAGTGAATGTTAGCAATGGTACATATGCTGTTACGGTTACCACTAATGGTTTGAACTATATTAAGGGAATGACTGCTAATGGCCAATCTGTAAAGGAATCAAACCAAGCAGGTAATAAGGGAGATTTAACTTTTAATACTGATGGTAAGTCAAATTACGTACCGGTGGCATTTAGTTTGCAGATTCCAATTATTGGATCGATGAACCAAACGGCACAGTTTTTCTTGGATTATGCCAATGCTAAGAAGGTTTCTGAACCAGCAGCACAACCAACTGCTCCTCAGACACCACAAACACCAACGACAGATACAAGTACGACATCGACAACACCGACAGTATCAGAACCAACAACCACAACTACAACTTTACCAACAGCAACTACTAAGAAAAAGACACCAGCAAAGAAGCCAACCAAGAAAACTACAGTTAAAAAGACTTCTAAAACAAAGGCAAGCACTTGGTCATATGTAATCTTGCAAGGCGATAATAGTCAAAAATCAATTGCCAACAAGTACTACACTAAGAAGGCTAAGGTCATTAAAGCTGGTAAAAAGTACAGAGTTCAACTGACAGTTAGCTACAAAAAGAGTCTTGGATTGGGATCACACGCAGTTAAACCAATTTCCGTTCTGGGCAAAAAGGTTTATGGAGTTAAGTTAGGTCAGACCAAGAAGAATTACACAATGAATTACAGTTTCTACGTTTCATCGCTTAAGCAATTGAAAAAATTAGTTAAGGCCAAAATTCATGTTAAGGTGCCAATGCTTAACATTAGCCAAACATTTAATATCAGGTTTAAGTTCAGTCATTCAAAGACTGCAAAACACGTTGCTGCAGCTGCTGCATTACCAACCAGTAACAATAATGGTGGTAGTGGTAAGTCATACTTAAGTAACGCCAAATTACCCCAAACCAGTGATAGCAGCCAATTTGAGCTGAGCGCTCTTGGCTTATTTATGGCAATGGTGACAGTTGCTGGAGGATTCAAATTTTTGGGAGGCAGGGTAAATGCATAA